In Anomaloglossus baeobatrachus isolate aAnoBae1 chromosome 3, aAnoBae1.hap1, whole genome shotgun sequence, one genomic interval encodes:
- the PET117 gene encoding protein PET117 homolog, mitochondrial, which produces MSTRSKVVLGISVVLSVGTVIGVHVKQNLDRERLRLGVVHDLERQRRKEENLRLLQEQIELTKQLESEREKNLLHDASIKS; this is translated from the exons ATGTCTACTCGGTCCAAGGTGGTCCTGGGTATCTCGGTGGTCCTGTCTGTCGGCACCGTGATAGGGGTACACGTGAAGCAGAATCTGGATAGAGAG AGGTTACGTTTGGGTGTCGTCCATGATCTAGAGCGGCAGAGACGGAAAGAGGAAAATTTGCGCCTTTTGCAAGAACAGATTGAACTAACCAAACAATTGGAGTCAGAACGTGAGAAGAATCTTTTACATGACGCATCAATCAAATCTTAA